The Myroides fluvii region CAAATGTACTTATTTTTTTGATTCTACTCTTTTTCTTCACTTCTTTTTAAGAAGTCAATACTCTACTTCCTTTTTCTTCGTCTTTGACAATAGACAACGATAGGGGGATTCGCTCTTGTAATTCATCTACATGGGAGATAATACCGACAATGCGATTCTCTTTGTGTAAGCTACTCAACGTTTCAAATACAATGTTAACAGATTCTGCATCTTGTGTTCCGAATCCCTCATCTATAAAGAAGAAGTTCTTATTGGATTTGGATAAACTCTGTACGCTTTCTGCCAAAGCAAGTGCTAGGGATAAAGACACTTGAAAACTTTGTCCTCCAGATAATGTCTTTACACTTCGCGCTTTTCCGTTGTTCAAATAATCAATGATTTCAAATTCGTTACTTTCATTTAACTGCAAACTCAGTTGATTATGAGTCAAACGATGGAAGCGTTGATTGGCAATATCACACAAATTAATCAAATAGATACTTGACACATAGTTGACAAATCCCGCACCTTTAAACATATTGTCCAGAAGATTGATATTTTTCAATCGCTTTTCAACTTGAGCAAACTGATCTAACAAGGTTTCTTTTTCTTTATAGTCTTGTTCTAAACGCTCTATTTCACCTGCTACTTTTGCTACTAAGGTTGTTTGTTCCTTCACTTGTTGTTCTAATGCTGTGACCGTTAGTTCCATTTGCTGAAAGTGAGGCAAATCAAAAGCAATAGATTCGAGTTTTTTCGATAATTGCTGTACTTGATTGCGCAATACTTCTATTTTCAACATAAAGGCTTGAATACTTGCACGCGTCTCTTCTACTGCTATATTTTTAGCTAAAACTACCTCAACTTCTTGAACAGACTCAAATTGAAATACTTCCAATCCTTGCTTAACGCCTAAATCAATATGTTGAAGTGAAGCTGTCAACTCTTCTTGTATGGTTTGTATATTCTTCAACTCTGTTTCTAAAGAAGCAAGAATAGGTACCAACTGTTGCAAGAGCTGTGCTTGTGATTTATACGCTTGCTCTACCTCAACAATGTGTTGTTCTTTTGCCTTAATTTCCAGCTCTAATATTTCTTTTTTTACAACTATTTTTTCACTCAATTTAATCAAGCGTATTTGTTGTTCTTTGGCGTCAATTTCCGCTTCTAATCTCGCCTGTTTTAATTCAATATCGGCTAATGCTTCTGCGTATTTTTCTAAATTATTTCGAACAACATCGACTTCTTTTATGGTTTGTTGCTGTTGATTCTCGGCTTTTTCTATCGCTTGATTGACTTGTACCGCTTGTTGTTTCAACTGCTCGAGTTGTGCTTTATTTCCGCTTTCAATTTCATTCCAACAATAAGCTGCTTGATGTCTGATTAGCTCCTCTTGCTTTTCTTTTCGATGATTTACAGCTTCGCTATCTTGAATTTCAAGCAAATGCTTTTTATCGAGCAAAGCTTGAATTTCTCTTTCTTTTCGATTTAATATCTGTTCATCGTCTTGAATTTTTTCAAGCTTCATTTCTAAGTCTTGCATTGATTTGGACACATCTTCTCCCTCTAAAATAGCGGGATGCTCTAATGCACCACATAACGGACAAGCTTCACCATCATGTAAAGCGGAAGCGTAATGCGACAATTGTTGAGAAACGCGTAGCTGATTGAGCTCCTTCGTTACTAACAAATGTAATTGTTGATTTACTGTGCGCTGTTTCGCTATTCTCTCTCTCCACTCTTCTTCTGTAGTAAATTCAAATTGCTCTAGTGTTTGAACTAAACGCTGAATTTCCTGTTGCAGCTGCTTTTGTTTGTCTGCCCATTCACCTGCTGCTTTTTCTAAGTATTCAAAATCGGTAAACCACTTATCCAACGCGATTAAACGCATGGGATCAACGCGGTTTTCCTTTAATTGTTTCAGTTGTTTTTCTCCAGCAAGAAGCAGGATTTGCTTTTGCTCTAATTCCTTTTTGGTTGCTACAACGACTTCTTGTCCTTTTACCAAGCGTTCTGTCAATGTCTTCTTCGTTACCTCAGTTTCCTGAATAGCCTGAACCAATTGCAGTTCTGCTAACTCTGTTCGCTCTCTTTCAAGAGATTCGTACTGTTTTTCAAGAGTTGTAAACGTTTCTTTGACCTGAATATACTGGTTTTGCTTGGTTTGAAATTCTCCTAGCTTTACTTGGTAATTCGCGGTTTTCTCGTTGAGTTTTAGCGTTGTTTGCTGTTTTTCGACTAGCAATGAACGAAAAACTTTCTCTACTTTTTCGTACTGTAGCAACGCTAGTTCTTGTGCTTTTACCTCTCCTTCTTTTTGTTCTAATTCGCGTAAGGTAGTACGACTTTCTTCCAAAGCCTCAAAATCGAGTTTAACGGCTTTTAGCTGTTGGTAACGCTCTTGTTCTTGCTTAAAGACAAGTGTCATTTGTTTTAACTGCTGCTCTTGTTTTTGGTGTTGTACCTTAACTTCGTCTATTTGTTCTTTGGTCAAGGTAGTAAAACGCTGCAATTGACCTTGCAAATGATCGTACTTTTGACGGGTTTCACTATATAGTGCTTTGGTTTTTCCCGTTAAATCAAAACGATCCAACCCAAAGATTTCCTGCATCATTTTGGTTCGATCTTTACCTCCCAATTCAATAAATTCCTTGAATTTTCCCTGTGGAATAATAATGGTGCGTTTGAAATTTTCATAACTCAAGCCAATTACCTCTTCTACATTTAAATCGGGCAAGGGAATCCATTGTTCTTCCTTCCATTGATACAATACGGCATCTCCTCGCTTGACGTCGTCAAAACGTTTGGAATTACGTTTAAATTCTCTGTAAATGCGGTATTTTTTTTCTTTAAAATTAAAAAACTCAAAATCAATACTCATGCGGTCTGACTTTAAGTTCATCATATTGTAGGCGCGATTATCTCGAGCATTTAATCGTTCACTCTCACCGTATAATCCAAAAGAAATGGCTTCTAAAATTGACGATTTACCTGATCCTACTTTACCGAAAATTCCAAACAGCCCAGCTTGAATCAATTGGGTAAAATCAATGACTTGCTTTTCTTGGTAGGAATAAAAACCTTCTAGCGTTAATGTAATGGGTATCATGGTCAATCTTAATTTATAATTTCGTTGAACAAATCCATAATTTCTCCATTGGGATCTTGTCCATTGTTCTTCTGTTTAAAATAATCTGCAAATAGCCCCTGAATATCTTGTTCAAGGTTGACTTGTTTTCTTTTATTCAAATCCGCTTGATCCGTTAAATTCACCACGGGAATAATGGTAATAATACCGTCATGTGCTTGGTGAATTCGCTTGATATCATCTGCTTTTAAAAAAGTATCACTCACAAGTGTCAACTCTACTAAATGATGTTGATGTTGTTGTAACCAATCAACGGCATCGTCAACGGAGTTAAATTTCTTTCGCGTTAAGGGACGTCCTTTTTGCAAGGGAATTTTCTCGTAGGTTGCAGGTACATTGGGTTCTACCTCAACCATCATCACGTATTTTTCCTGCCCTGCTTCACTAAAGCTATAACACAACGGACTTCCTGAATAGACCACAGGACGATCTACTTCTCCAATTTGATGGGCACGGTGTAGATGGCCTAAAGCGGTATATTGAATTTGCTTGGGAATACTATCGCTGTAAATCAAATCGGCATTTCCTATTTTTAATGGTTTTTCTCCATCGGGTTCTTCGAGTTCTTCTCCTCCTTTTTTCATCATATACAGATGAGAAATTAAGAGGTTAACGCCTGCTGTATCGCAATACGCTGTAGCTAACGCTTGCCAGTTGCTTTCCAATACTTCATTTAAAGCGGTTGTTTTATCTGCTACATTTAATGCTTTTTTCAATCGCACTTCATTGGCATAAGGCGTGTGAATAATGCGAATCGGAAAAGGAAGATGAGCCAAAGTCAATTCCACAAAACCTTCTGCTGATTGCGTCAAGGTAAAGGCTTCATTTTCTTCCATGGGTTGTACAATCGTATTGGGTAATCCCACAAGTAAGATACCACAAGCGCGTGCCAAGGGATCTGGTGCATCAATGCGTTCTGGGCTATCGTGATTTCCTGCGATAGCAATAACGGGACGTTGACCATTGTGCGTCAAACGACGAAGGGTTTTGTAGAACAAATCTTCGGCTTCAATTGGAGGATTAAAAGTATCAAATAAATCTCCTGCAATAACAACAATATCCGCTTGTTGTACATCAGCAAGCTCACATATTTCATTCAATACTTCTTTTTGTTCTTCTATTCTTGAAAAATTGTCTAATCGCTTTCCCAAATGCCAATCTGCCGTATGTAGTATCTTAACTTTCATGCTTCCCTTTTGTTTACCTCTCAAAGATAAAAGTTATATTGGGGAATCGCTAGTTATTTTAGTTATGAGTTATCGGTTATGGGTTATGGGGTGAAAACACTTGGTTGAGACAAAACCGACACCAGTACAAGAATATTAAGCGTATAAAAAACACCTGCTTAACATTAAATAGTTAATTTCGTATAAAAATTAAAAAGATGAAAAAGATTGTACCTTTCGTACTTGCCCTGATCCTAGTTGTTTCTTGTCAAAACAAGAAAACCCTGGATCCCGTAGCTCTTGCAGTAGCCTATGATGAGATTAACATTGTTTACGACAAGATAAACAGCGCGTTAATCAATAAAGATGGAATCTTGTTATACGACAATTTAGATCAAGAGTCTATTGCATACTATGAAGAAATATTGACGGCTGTCAAAACAAAAAACATAGAAGGAACTTTAGTGGATCAAATGAATATTGCCAATGGTTTGCTCTTATTCAGTGATGCGGATTTACAGACCACGGATACCAAGAAATTGGTTGAAATTTTATTTTTAAACTCGGCCGTGGATGATAAAAAAATAGAGGTGCTTTCTAGTGCTGTACTGTCTGATTTAAAGATTGAGGAATACGAAGCTACAGGAATGATTTTTGGGATGCAACCCGCTCATTTTTTTAAAGAAGAGGGGCAATGGAAATACAGTATGCTTGACTCAAGAAGAATCTCAGAAACGGTACTGAGAGATGCACAAGAAGCAAATAACATGACAAATAAAGAATTCTTAATCATGCTATTATCCTCGAATGAATTTCAAACAAACCCCAACATCAAACGCGATTTCACAGCAGTTTTTAACCTCATACAGGAAGAAAGACAAATACGTGGAGATAAAGCCTAACTAAAATATACGGACGCACATAAAAAAAAAAACCGTTGTCTTAAACAAATTCACATTGTAAGACAACGGTTTTTTTTATACTGATGATTGACTCATCTACCCTATACTATAGCACATTGAGTTTGACTAGTCGTCTTCGTATATTTTTATAATCTCTACTTGTTCACCATTCTCCCACAGGGATTCTATCATCAAGGTTCCGGTTGAATGATAGTCTTTGACAATACCCTCTTTTTTTCCTTTGATAAAAGTAGCTTCAGTACTTAGATTGCCATTTTTAAAGTAGTCTTTGTACAAACCTTCTTTTAAGCCCTCATTCCAATTTGCTTCTTCTCTTATTTTTCCATCGTCAAAATACCCAATAAAAAAACCTTGTTTCTTTCCCTTTATAAAAAGGCCTTTCTCATAAAGTTGTCCATTTTCATAAAATGCTTGATGCAATCCGTCTTCTTTTCCTTCTTTAAATGGGGTCTCAACCGCTAAATCCCCATTGGGATAATATTCTTTAAAAACCCCTATTTGCAATCCCTTACTCCAATGGGAGTGTTTTCTCACTTGTCCATCTTCATAATAAACAAAGGCTTCTCCCTCTTTCTTTCCGTCTTTCAACTTTCGCTCTTCCCATACTTGTCCATTTTCAAAATAGGAGGTAAAAAAACGATCGAGTTTTCCCTCTTGTAAGTAAGCTTCTTCTTTTAAAGCGCCGTTTTCATCATATTGTTTAACAATCCCCGTATAAGGAGTTAGTTGATTCAGTTCGGAATACACTCCGGCTCTAAGCTCAAGTTGATTGAAATTAATTTCTCTTTCTTTACAGCTGAATAAGAAAAACGCAACTGCTACAATCAATAAGGTTCTTTTCATACTTGTTTTTATCAAGGGGCACATTATGTTGGAATTCATTTAAAAAAAGGCCGATGAATCATCAGCCTTTCTATTTTAGATACAAGCGAACAGCCTGTTCGCTATTCTCCTTAGATTTCACATCCATCAGGACCACATGAATTAGCATCTGTATTGCCTTTCATCTCAAATTGTGGTTGACTTTCTTGGTATGCCTGTGTAATGGCTTCTGCAAACGTGTCAATCGGTTGGGCACCTGAGATACCGTATTTTCGATCTACTACAAAGAAAGGAACTCCTGAAATTCCCAACGTTTGTGCTTCTTCAATATCGTTTTTCACTTCTTGTGTATGTGCATCACTGTTTAATAAAGTAACGACTTCCTCTTTATTCAAACCAATACTAGTCGCTAACTCCGTTAATACCTCAATTTCTCCTACGTTCTTTCCTTCTGTAAAGTGTGCCAAGAACAAGGCCTCTTCCATTTCATTCCCTTTGCCTTTACTTTGAGCAAAGTGAATTAAACGGTGTGCTCTAAAGGTATTTACTGGAATTGAAATATCTTGTCTAAATTCAATTCCAACGGCAGATCCTGCTTGTTGTAAGTGATTCATCATCCCTTCAATTTGCTCTTTCGGCATACCTTTTCTATTCACTAGATAATCAATCGTTGATTGAGAAGCTCCTTCTACAGGCAAAGTTGGATCCAACTGAAAACTCTTCCACTCTACTTCAATTTTATCTTTAAAAGGCAATTGTTCTAATGCGTTTTCAAAGTGTTTCTTTCCAACATAACAAAAAGGACACATCACATCTGACCATATTTCTACTTTCATATTTCTACTTTTTTAAATGAATTGTGGAGGATCTAGCTATCCTCCTATCTATCAAAGATACAACTTAAGAAGGGCTTGTCCCTATACATTTAACAGTTACCAAGAGGTTATCAGGACCAATTAGCCCAAAATAAAAGAATTACCTTACAAATTGCACATACTTTATTTAACACCCCTACCTATGTTAACATTTTTTTAATAATTTTAACCAACCAAAAAAGATTCTCTAATGAAACAACAGTACATCTTATTTCTTCTTGTTTTCACTTCGATCCTGTCTTATGGACAAATTCGAAAATCAGTTTATTTCATTGGTAATAGTTATACCTATTACAATGATTTACCCCTTTTAACGCAAAAAGTAGCACACTCAGCAGGTGATTTTCTTGATTTTGAACAAACTACAGCTGGAGGAGCTAGTTTACAAAATCATCTCTATAACGAAGTGGTGACAACAAAGATTAATAGCAAAGCTTGGGATTATGTAGTTTTACAAGAACAAAGTCAAAGACCTGCCTTGAACGACTCGTATACCTTTCCGTATGCTGCTGCATTAAACGAACGCATAAAAAATTCTTCTCCATGTGCTAAGACTTTATTTTATATGACTTGGGGGTACAAAACGGGTGATCCGTCCAACTGCAACGCAGGTTTAACCTATATGTGTACATATGAGGGTATGGATGATAAGATTTACGATTCCTATATGCGTTTAGCCTTGGAGAACCAAGCACATGTTTCACCTGTAGGCAACGTGTGGAGAAAAATACGCCAACAATACCCAGCTTATGAACTGTATGATCGCGACAATTCACATCCCTCCCCTCTAGGTTCAATGGTGGCCGCTTATACTTTTTACACCGTTATTTTCAAAAAAGACCCCACGCTAACTACTTTTAATGGAACCTTATCTGCTGAACAGGCACTTAATATTAAGCGCATTGTCAAAGAAACTGTTTACGATGATTTTGAAAAATGGTTTATTGGGGTTCACTACAACGAAGCGAAATACACCTATGAAATAACTGATTCTTCCACTATTCACTTTAGCAATATTACGCCCAATACACAGGCGGTTCATTGGGATTTTGGAGATGGAACAACTTCAACAGCGAACAATCCGATACACGCCTATGAGCAAACGGGGCAATTTACAGTTACACTTACCGTGACAAGTTGTAATGACACCTATTCTTATACAGAAACCGTGAACATTGAAACGTTAAGTACTACAAAATTTGATCAAAGTACGTTTGCTATTTATCCCAATCCAACTCGTGATTACCTCTTTGTTCAAACAGCTTTAGAGGCTAGCTTTTCGATTCATGATATGGCTGGAAAGAGAATCATTCCTACGGTAAATCAACAAGCTGGAGTGTACCAATTGGATGTTCGAACCTTAACAAAAGGTACTTATTTTGTGCAAATACAAACATCAAATAGTCAAGAACAATTTAAATTTGTAGTAAAATAATCAACTTATTTAAGGTAAAAAAACAAATCATTCAATTATTTTATCTAGATTTACAACTGTGTATAAATTAATTATTAATTCACCTTATACAATTTTTATACAACATCTATTTATTACCAACCCATCAATTTTATAGATTAAAGAAAAGGAAGCCCACGAGGCTTCCTTTTTTTATATTCATTTCTTTCTGGATAAAAAATCTAGTATTTGTATTTTCCGTATTTTTGTTAGAGCCTGTTTGCTGTTATTTTCAAACATTAACTTTTAAATCAATTAAAATGAGAAGATTAACAATTAGAAATATTGGACCAATTCAATCCGTTTGTATAGATTTAAAACGTATTAATGTTTTAATAGGTCTTCAGAGTTCAGGGAAGAGTACCATTAATAAAATAGCCTGTCATTGCTCTTGGGTAGAGAAAGAAATCTTACTTAAACAATCAGTTGAAGTTTTTGAACAAGGTTCCTATTTTTCAGATCAATTAATAGAATTTCACAAACTTGAAGGTTTTCTGAATGAATATTCTTTTATTGAATATGAAACAGACTTTATCTTTTTTAGTTATTCGCATCACAATCTTAGCTTTTCATTTCAATGGAAATTAACTAATTCAAATTTACAGTACAATAGAACCAAAACCTTATACATTCCAGCTGAACGCAATATTGTAGCTGTTATACCCAATTGGTTTGACATCAAACTAGACAACTCTAACTTGCGTAGTTTCATGTCTGCATGGCAGGAAGCAAGGAATTTCTATAACAAAAGCTCATTTCCTATCTTAGATTTAGGAGTTGTTTATCGCTATAATGAAGAAATAGACAGAGACGAATTAATTTTATCACGTGACAGTAGAAAAATATATTTCAGAAATGCTTCTAGTGGATTACAATCACTTATCCCATTGTATACCTTAATTAAGTATTACACATTTGATTTATTTTCAAAATACAATAAAACTGATTTCATCAAAAATCTAAGTACAGTAACCATCTTAGCTAGGGAATACAAACTTCATGAAGAGTCGTTAAAGAAAAAAGTTCAAGAAAACATAGATGTTGACCAAATAAAAAAACGGGTTTTAAATAAAATCACATCACAAGAAACTAGCTTAGATCATTTAGAAGAGGAAATTAATACTGAAATCAATAGAATTGTATCTAGTGATACGTTTTCAAACACTATTTTTGAAATTATGAGTTCGAAATTAGAAGGTTTTAGTCATACGGATTTAACTCCTCTAGAAAGAAAAGAATTAGAACAGGTCTATAAAACTAATACCGAACAGCAATGTAGTATCTTCTTGGAAGAACCAGAAGTCAATTTATTTCCTACGACTCAACGAGAACTTGTGAAGTATTTGGTCCAATCCACTTATCACAATGAGGAAGGAAGAATGCATAGTTTATTTATCACTACGCATAGTCCGTATATCCTGACTACACTGAATAATTTAATTTATGCATCTGATTGTGCAAAGAACAGTACAGATGTTCCAACCATTATAGCAGAAGATTATTGGGTAAACTTTGATGATGTAGGCGTGTGGTTTGTGAAAAATGGGACGATTGAATGCATCTTAGATCAAGAAGAAAGACAAATTGATGCTACTAAGATTGATGAAGTATCTCAGCTTTTAAACAATGAGTTTGACAACCTTTTAAATACACAGTATCATGAGGTTTAACCAACGCTATACCTCATTTATTTATTGTCAAGACAATCGTAGAACACTTGTCTTAGAAGAAACAAAAGGAGTGCAATATATTATATCCAATTCTACACCCTTAGACTATATTGTTTACAACGTAGATGGTGGCCTGATTAATAACAACAGAACTAAACAATGTGATTTTGTAATCTACATCCCATCCTCAAATACTGTGCGATTTATCGAACTCAAAGGAAGTAATGTAGAAGACGGAATCGAACAACTTTTACAAACGATTCAAGCATTAGTTACAACACCTTGTATTGAGGTTTCAAGACTACAAGCTAGAATTATTAGCAGAAAAGTAAAATCTCCTGCACTGCGATCACCTAAGAGAACTAAACTAGAGAAACTAGTTAAAGCCAATGGAGGTGATTTACTTGTCAAAAACATATCCTTTACAGAAGTGATCAATTAAAAAAGGAAGCCCATGAGGCTTCCTTTTTTTAACCAGAACTTATATAAATTAAGAGTAATACACTCTTTTTTTTTTACTTTACCCAAGTATCTCTTCCTGCAATAATCCCTGATATCAAAAGTGTTACAGACATAATAAACAAGAACAAAAGGGAATACATCCAATCTTTAGAAAGATCAAATAGCGCTCCAAAAATGGGAGGACCACAAGCGGCAATTAAATAGCCAAACGACTGTGCCATACCTGATAATTCTGCGGATTGTACTGTACTTCGCGTACGCAATACAAAGAACAACATGGACAAACTGAAAGCCAAACCACTTGCCAATCCAATAAGAATACACCAAAGGAGAATATAGTCTGTGCGGAAGAGTAGAATCCCTCCGATTCCCACCATAAACAAGACTCCTACGACTAAAGCTAATAGTTTTTGGTTATTCATTTTACTGGCGATAATAGCGCCAATAAACGTCATAGGCAATTGAGCGAATTGTACATAAGACAAGATCCATCCTGAATCTTCTACGGACATTCCCCAGGTTTGCATCACTTTCGGTAACCAAGCAGCTAAACAGTAGAACAAGAGTGACTGCACACCCATAAATACAGTTACCGCCCAGGCTAATCCTGATTTGTAAAGATTTACGGTTTGTTCTTCTACTGCAAAATTGCCCTTAATAGGATCTACTTTCTTTTTCTTCACTTGTGGAATCCAAACAAAAATCGTCACCAAAGAAAGTACTAGCCAAATTCCAATAGATCCCTTCCATCCCATAGCGGTATAAGTCCCTAAGCTAATACTGAAACCTGCAGCTAATGCGGCGGTTAAATTCATGGCAACGGAGTAAATCCCCATCATACTTCCTACTTTATGAGGGAAATTATTTTTTATAAAAGCGGGCATCAATACATTGCCAACGGTAATCGCAGTTCCCACTAAAGCGGCACCTAAAAAAAGAGAAACAATAGTACCTAATGGACGAATAAGCAATCCAATACTCAGTAAGATTAAAGAAAGAAGCAAAACGAATTCCATGCCGTATTTTCTAGAGAACCTGGGCACCATACCCGATAAGAAAGCGAAAGCCATCAGTGGAATCGTGGTTACTAAACCTGCTGTGGTATTAGACAAAGCTAAGGATTGACTTATTTCACCAATCACAGGCCCTACTGAAGTTAGAGGGGCACGAAGATTGGATGCAATAAATATAACCCCTAGCAGCATCAAGATTTCTTTTGTTTTCGAAACTTTTTCTATCTCTTTATCTATTGAATGACTCATATATATTTTATGCGTTTGTTTTACAAGGTCAAAATTAAATGGTTTTAAATGATTATATTCGCCATATATCATAACTAAAACGACAAGTATGTACGGACCAGAATTAGTCGATCAAGTAAGGAAAAATGGATTTGTTTGGCATGCAGAAAATTGGAAGCACAACAATGAATTTCACCAGCACCACAAAGCGCAACTCGTATTTGTGGAGTCAGGATACCAATACTTACACACGACGAATAATCAGTTTTTATTACCTCAGCATCATGCGGCTTGGATTCCGTCCAACTTACCGCATAAAACGACTGCTGCTTCGGAGTCTGTTTCATTGCGTACGCTTTATTTTAACACCGATGGCATGCCTCCTTTTTATGAGGAGCTGTATTTATTTTCTGTTCCTGCGGTATTGAGAGAAATGATTATGTACACTGAAAAATGGTCGTTGAACATGGAATATCGCCAGAGTGAGCAGACTTTTTTACTTGCTATTTTAGAAGAGCTACCTTCTTTTATTCAGGAGTCAATTCCTTTACTAACCCCTGTTCCTAAATCAGCCAATTTAGTAGCTGTTACGGCCCATATTCACCAAAAATATGGCACTTCAATTACGATAGATGAATTAGCGTCCATTGGTTTTGTCAGTGTACGAACGCTCGAACGTCAATTTAAAAAAGAGACGGGTATTAGTTTAGCGAAGTACATCCAAATGGTTCGCATAATAAAATCGCTAGAGCTTTTAAGCGAAGGAAACCTCAACATTGGTGAAATTGCCTTTCGCGTGGGATACAGTAGTGCCCAATCCTATAGCAATGTTTTTACAAAACTACTAGGCAAACGCCCCAGTGAATATTTTGAAACACACCCTAAATAAAAGCATAAAAAAAGCCAACTTTTCAGTTGGCTTTGGTTTTTATTTAGTTTTTTACGGGTAAGAAATTATATTCCTTTGCGTAGTATAACATTTGCTCTTCAAACGTTTTCGGTTGTTTAATTACATAATCAGTAACTTCTCCTTTATCATTTGTAACAGGTACAATATAAGGGTTAACAAATCCTCTATATGCCGCTGAATTAAACTTCGAATTGCGTTCCAATACTTCTTTGTGAATCGCTTGATCTACTTTTACACCGTAGTTTTCTACTAGTTGTTTTGCTGCGTTGTAGTCTCCTTCTGATTTAATGCGTTGCGTTTCTTTGAGTAATTCTCCAAATAAAGCGTGTAGTTTTTCGTAATCTGTAATGTTGAAATACGTTTTTCCGTCACGGACTACTTTTTCAATCACGTTGTCTTTTTTCCCTTTTTCGAACACCCATGCACTCACCCATTGGCGGTTTCTCATGTGAGCTTCTTCGATATCAGCTCCTGGTTCTAAACGCACCAATTGCGTCATTAAACCATTTCGAATATATCCATCATACGCTGCCATACCAACGGCTTTCCAATCTTCTACTAATCCTATTTCTTGTAATTTAGGGTTGTATAGATAGAATAATCCTACTAAATCCGCACGACCTTCTTCTAAAGTAGATGCATAGCTTTTCAGTGTTTCTTTTGGTTGACCAATACCCGGATTGATTTGTCCAGAAGCATGTCCGATTACTTCGTGTAAAGCAGTATGTAATTTATCAGCTAATTCTCCGTATTTTTCTTCTAATTGTACTTCTTCTTCATCGTGTGCAAATTCTTTCAATTTACCTGATCCACCAGCGTGGTTGTATGAATCAATGATATTGCCTAATGAAATTGATTTAGATCCATGCTCTGCTCTAATCCAATCTGCATTGGGTAAATTCACTCCAATTGGTGTTGATGGAGATGAATCTCCAGATTCTGAAGCGACAATTACCGTTTTATACGTAACTCCCGTTACATTTTTCTTTTTGTGTTCTTCCATCAAAGGTGAATTGTCTTCAAACCATTGCGCTTCTTTTGAAAGCACTTCCATTTTCTTAGACATATCGAAATCTTTGATTTGAACCACACTTTCATACGAAGCTTTGTGTCCTAACGGATCGTTGTATACTTCGATAAATCCGTTGT contains the following coding sequences:
- a CDS encoding dipeptidyl-peptidase 3 family protein, giving the protein MKLNTMACIVLASAMALSCGKNKEKEGENTAGVENFEFSVDQFADIEVLRYQIPGWEDLTLKEKELVYYLSQAGYAGRDIIWDQNYKHNLAIRQALESIYVNYAGDKGTEDWKNFVVYVKRVWFSNGIHHHYSNDKIKPAFTQAYFNTLLEATKTTLDAGIVDILFNDVDSKKVNLDLAKGLVEGSAVNFYGEGITEAEVEAFYNNMKSPDPLRPLSTGLNSKVVKENGKLVEKVWKSGGMYGQAIDKIIYWLEKAVTVAENQKQADALKLLIKYYQTGDLKTWDDYNVAWVAATEGNIDYNNGFIEVYNDPLGHKASYESVVQIKDFDMSKKMEVLSKEAQWFEDNSPLMEEHKKKNVTGVTYKTVIVASESGDSSPSTPIGVNLPNADWIRAEHGSKSISLGNIIDSYNHAGGSGKLKEFAHDEEEVQLEEKYGELADKLHTALHEVIGHASGQINPGIGQPKETLKSYASTLEEGRADLVGLFYLYNPKLQEIGLVEDWKAVGMAAYDGYIRNGLMTQLVRLEPGADIEEAHMRNRQWVSAWVFEKGKKDNVIEKVVRDGKTYFNITDYEKLHALFGELLKETQRIKSEGDYNAAKQLVENYGVKVDQAIHKEVLERNSKFNSAAYRGFVNPYIVPVTNDKGEVTDYVIKQPKTFEEQMLYYAKEYNFLPVKN